AGGGCAACTGGGGCACCCGTGACAGCAAGCAGCTCGACATCCTCAGCTTCTACCCCCGCAAGGTGGAAACCTACGTCGATAAAACCGTCCGCGGCATCCGGGAGAAAACCGACTACAAAGACCCCATCGTCCGCAACTTTTCTGTTAAACATTCACTGGAATATTATGACGAATACTTCCCCAAGTACGGTCGCATCGTCCGGTATCTTTCGCTATACCGGTATATTCGCGAGAACTTCAAATACGTGAACGACTCCCAGCGCGACGAATACTTCGCCACCCCCATGGAAACCATCCAGAACGGCATGGGCGGCGATTGCGACGATCATAGCATCCTCATGGCCTCCTGCCTGGAATCCATCGGGGCCAGGATGCGTATCGTACTCATCCGCGGACATGCCTACCCGGAGCTCTACTGCGGTAACAAAGAGGAGTTCGAGACCATGAAACAGGCAATTATCCTGCTATTCAACAATCCGCCCGTTAAAGTGTTATATTATCATGAAATGAACGGCGAATATTGGATAAATATGGATTATACCGCCAGAAACCCCGGCGGGCGCTACCTCAACGATAAGGTCTACGCCCTGATAGAAATGTAACCATTAACTCATATTAAATTATTTTTAATCATGAAAGCAAACATCGGCATCGGAGAAAACCACCTGCAGGCAGTAGCTGAAAAATTACAGGTATTATTGGCGGATGAACAAGTCCTTTATACCAAAACCCGGAATTACCATTGGAACGTTGTAGGCGATAATTTCGCGGAAATGCATGCCTTCTACGAAGGGCAATACAACGAACTGGCTGAAATCGTGGACGAAGTGGCGGAGCGTATCCGCATGATCGGCCATTACAGCTCCGGCCGCCTCGTGGATTTCCTCAAGCTCACCAACCTCCTCGAACCGGAATATACCAACGTGCAGTCCCAACAGATCAAAAACCTGCTCGACGACCACGAAACCATCATCCGCAATCTCCGCGAGCTGATCACGGAATTCTCGGACAAGCAAAAAGACCTCGGCACCAGCGATTTCGTGACCGGCCTCATGCGCCAGCACGAGAAAATGGCCTGGATGCTCCGGTCCTACATCACCAAATAGCGCGACTTCGTTATCATAAGCAAAAGAAAAGCCGGTCAACATGCAGTTGGCCGGCTTTCTGTTTTATGCTTGCTTGCCAGGGTTACTGTTTGTAAATGATGATCTCCACCCGCCGGTTGCGCCGCCGGCCTTCCGGCGTGTCGTTCTGATGGGCGGGCCTTTTCTCCCCTTCCCCGGAAACGGTAAGGATGTGGTCGCCCAGGCCTTTCTTCCGGAGATATGCCGCCAGCGACTCCGCGCGGCGGAGCGAGAGCTCGAGGTTGTATTCGTCGGCCCCGGCATTGTCGGTATGCCCGATCAGCGCCAGGGTAGTACCTTCGGCGCGGGGGATTTTGTCGACCAGTGTATCCAGCGCGGAGAAGAGTGCCGGGTTGAGTTCGTGGCGGTCGAATTTGAAAAGCACGTCAGGGATGATAAGGGTATCGGGGGGCGGAGGCGTCACAGCAACTGCCACCGGCATTTCCGGCGGGACGGAAATGCCCGCCGGGCAAACTTCTATCCCCACAAAGTTATTCCTGACTTTTGCGCCGGGCGAGGCAGCGTCGTAACGGGGCGTGGCGGATTGCAGGGTAACGACTTTAACATCCCGGGGACTAAAGGTAAAATCCTTGACGAATACTTCGCGGACGTCGTTTGCCTCATTGGCCGACCGCGTGGAATCGAAGCGCTGGGAGGCCGGGTCAAAGAAATAACCGGTGATCCGCAGCTCGTATCCGCCGGGCTGGTAACGCTGAACGAGCGAATCGATGCGCGAGGCCGACAAGGGATAGCGGGAACGGCCAACGGCGGTGAAGATATCGGTGTTGGGGATTTCGACATCCACGCAGCCTTTAGCCCGGGAATTACCGGCATTTGTCAGTTGGTGGTTGACGGGGTGCCCGGGAAGCGTGTGGCGCAGCCGGCGGCGGGCGATTGAATCGATGACGGATGCCGCCTCGGGGCAGAGGTCCGCCGGTTCCACCGGCGCCAGCTCCACGTAATCGAGGAAAATGAACTCCGGCCCGCCCGAGGCCCGGGACTGCCGCAGTTCCATGCGGCCTGCCAACAGGTGCGTGTAATCGTCTTCCGCCGTGAAAACCGCTTCCATGCGGTAGAAATTCTTTTCAAGGGGCTTCGCGATTTGTGCTTTGCGCAGGGTAATGGTGGGTTTGAGATCATTCAGGACATGTGCATTTTCCCGGAAAACATAATCCTTCGACAGGTAGAAATCCACTTCCGGCTCCAGCCGCTGCGTGGCGCCGATGATCGTCATGATCCGGTACTGTTTCCCTTTTTGCAAGGGGCAGAGCAGGCGCGTTTGCACATAGTTGCGCTCGTCGCGGATGCTCCCGCTCACAAGACTTACATATTGATGCCCTGCTTTATTCTTATAGGTATGGTAATTATACGCCATTTTCAGCGCGGGCGACACGTTTTCCCAGCCTACCGGCGCGCAGGGCGCGTAATATTCGATACAGACATTGACATCCTCGAAACTGGGGTTGGCCAGCAGGTTCTGCGCGTGGGCAGCCGGGGGAAGCAGCAGCATCCCGGTCATAAGGTGGAACAGGGCAGGTAATCGCATTTTTACCACGATGGGATTCTTATAAACTGAAAATCATGATAAATATTATCCGCATATGAAGATATGACACAAACGTGTGATCCTGACCGAATCTTAAGATTTCCCTAACATGCCATGACCGTACCTTTGTATCCTACAAACATTACCCGGCCATTTTACGTTAAACCTACTGCAATACACGTGTAACCCTATCTGATTATTCATCTTTAAATTTTACATGATGGAACAGTTATTTTCCGGAAAAGTGGCATTGGTAACCGGCGCAGGCTCCGGCATTGGGGAGGCGACGGCGCTTTTATACGCCACGCAGGGCGCTAAAGTAATCGTATCGGATATTAACGAGGAACACGGCAACGGCGTGGTCGACAAGATCCGCCAAAGCGGTGGCGACGCGCAGTTTGTTGCCTGCGACGTCAGCAAGCCGGAAGCTTGTGAGCAGCTGGTGAACGAAACCCTCCGGCACTATGGCCGCCTGGATTATGCCTGCAACAACGCCGGCATCGGCGGGGAAGCTAATCCTGTCGGGGACATGAGCGTGAAAGGTTGGGACACCGTGATTGCCGTGAACCTTTCCAGCGTATTCTATTGCATGAAATACCAGCTGCCCGCCATTTTAAAAAGCGGCGGCGGGGCGATCGTCAACATGGCGTCGATCCTCGGGCAGGTGGGCTTCCCGCATTCGGCCGGATACGTGGCCGCCAAACACGGCGTGGTGGGGCTGACCCAGAATGCCGCGGCGGAATACTCGGCCCAGGGCGTTCGTGTAAATGCCGTAGGCCCCGGTTTCATCGATACGCCGCTGCTCAAGCAAATGGATAAAGCCACCAAAGACATGCTCGTTTCCAAACATCCCATCGGCCGACTCGGCAAAGCGGAAGAAGTAGCCGAAGTCGTGATCTGGCTGAGTTCCGACAAGGCATCCTTCGTTACCGGCGCCTACTACGCGGTAGACGGAGCGTACCTGGCCGTATAAACTTATCAGGACAGTGCAGGACAGCCGCGGGTTTGCGGCTGTCTTTTTGTATGCTTACCGCCCATCTCCCCCATTCCCCGCTCCTCCATTATCCGGCATCCTATTTAAACGTTTGGCGCCGGGAAAACGTCTATCACATAGAACGAACTACGTTTTCCCACGCCGGAAAAGCGCATTACCATTTATCCCGTAAATCCTGCACAGGTGTAAAACACCCGTCGGGCGGTGCGGGGATGCGTATTTTTCGGCATCAACCTATAGACGCAATAACTTAGATGAGAATCAAGCGAATCAGCGGCAGAGGAGCCTTTGTGGCTATCCTTTGCTGGCTAGGATGTATGTTTGTCCAATCGGAAGCCTACGCACAGCAGCCCCCATCAAATAAGGATTCGGAAACCGGCGCCATCAGTGGAAAAGTGCAGCAGACCGGCAACAAAGAACCGATCCCCTTTGCCACCATCGCCCTGCTGAACGAAGATGACTCCACCGTTATCAACGGCGTTGCCGCCGATGAGAAAGGTACGTTCATCCTCAAACCCGTGCCCTATGGAAGCTACCTCCTGCGC
Above is a genomic segment from Chitinophaga pollutisoli containing:
- a CDS encoding transglutaminase-like domain-containing protein, with the protein product MPIDQSKYTTIQHFLLNLLSLLTILPLAPYINRFMPVIQLGPWHVDLFVSILISFLFTRLLLWIFRPLIIPAFVLVAGILIFNQLTGRYSFTNVLNDYQGVVQGNWGTRDSKQLDILSFYPRKVETYVDKTVRGIREKTDYKDPIVRNFSVKHSLEYYDEYFPKYGRIVRYLSLYRYIRENFKYVNDSQRDEYFATPMETIQNGMGGDCDDHSILMASCLESIGARMRIVLIRGHAYPELYCGNKEEFETMKQAIILLFNNPPVKVLYYHEMNGEYWINMDYTARNPGGRYLNDKVYALIEM
- a CDS encoding SDR family oxidoreductase, whose translation is MMEQLFSGKVALVTGAGSGIGEATALLYATQGAKVIVSDINEEHGNGVVDKIRQSGGDAQFVACDVSKPEACEQLVNETLRHYGRLDYACNNAGIGGEANPVGDMSVKGWDTVIAVNLSSVFYCMKYQLPAILKSGGGAIVNMASILGQVGFPHSAGYVAAKHGVVGLTQNAAAEYSAQGVRVNAVGPGFIDTPLLKQMDKATKDMLVSKHPIGRLGKAEEVAEVVIWLSSDKASFVTGAYYAVDGAYLAV
- a CDS encoding OmpA family protein encodes the protein MRLPALFHLMTGMLLLPPAAHAQNLLANPSFEDVNVCIEYYAPCAPVGWENVSPALKMAYNYHTYKNKAGHQYVSLVSGSIRDERNYVQTRLLCPLQKGKQYRIMTIIGATQRLEPEVDFYLSKDYVFRENAHVLNDLKPTITLRKAQIAKPLEKNFYRMEAVFTAEDDYTHLLAGRMELRQSRASGGPEFIFLDYVELAPVEPADLCPEAASVIDSIARRRLRHTLPGHPVNHQLTNAGNSRAKGCVDVEIPNTDIFTAVGRSRYPLSASRIDSLVQRYQPGGYELRITGYFFDPASQRFDSTRSANEANDVREVFVKDFTFSPRDVKVVTLQSATPRYDAASPGAKVRNNFVGIEVCPAGISVPPEMPVAVAVTPPPPDTLIIPDVLFKFDRHELNPALFSALDTLVDKIPRAEGTTLALIGHTDNAGADEYNLELSLRRAESLAAYLRKKGLGDHILTVSGEGEKRPAHQNDTPEGRRRNRRVEIIIYKQ
- a CDS encoding DNA starvation/stationary phase protection protein, with amino-acid sequence MKANIGIGENHLQAVAEKLQVLLADEQVLYTKTRNYHWNVVGDNFAEMHAFYEGQYNELAEIVDEVAERIRMIGHYSSGRLVDFLKLTNLLEPEYTNVQSQQIKNLLDDHETIIRNLRELITEFSDKQKDLGTSDFVTGLMRQHEKMAWMLRSYITK